The following are encoded in a window of Haliotis asinina isolate JCU_RB_2024 chromosome 14, JCU_Hal_asi_v2, whole genome shotgun sequence genomic DNA:
- the LOC137260805 gene encoding uncharacterized protein → MAHNHTGSKRRHLESISSDESITDFDSWARFIVIEAEDHLPIKLNPFAISKAIHGHCGEVKNVTRLRSGSLLIECVRKQQSLNLLSITKFANIPVIVSEHRTLNFCRGIVRDRTRSLSGMSEQEITDELKQQGVSSVKRFTRRKEDSTIAPTNTYLFTFARSSLPRSIKAGYVNIGVEVYVPTPLRCFKCQKFGHGSKTCTRSVACQRCGDNHDYTDCQQALHCTNCGGQHMASSKSCPVWQTESKILKLKCENNITFGEARKLLTSQLGSQSTSQSTLTYATAVSQAAPTSSVSCQTDFTWINSEQPVVIPPVIMVDSQTSTSSSSAQAESQTQPVVEHPSSGKSTKSNRKKLNRNQSPRNPVSSEVPVHNTYSAMDMDVTPLSQSSVRSSASSRARERSPIEPP, encoded by the coding sequence ATGGCTCATAATCACACTGGTTCAAAACGCAGGCATCTAGAATCAATTTCTTCTGACGAGAGTATTACAGATTTTGATTCCTGGGCTCGATTCATCGTGATAGAAGCTGAAGACCACTTACCAATtaaactgaacccctttgccatttctaaggctATTCATGGACATTGTGGCGAGGTGAAGAATGTCACCCGGCTGCGCTCTGGCTCTTTACTGATAGAATGTGTGAGGAAACAACAATCCCTCAATCTGTTATCCATCACTAAATTTGCCAATATTCCGGTGATTGTTTCTGAACACAGGACACTCAACTTCTGCCGAGGCATAGTACGTGACCGGACCCGTTCCTTGTCTGGTATGTCGGAGCAGGAAATAACTgatgaattaaaacaacaaggagTGTCTTCTGTTAAACGTTTTACTCGGAGGAAGGAAGATTCAACAATAGCACCAACAAATACGTACTTGTTTACGTTTGCCAGATCTTCATTACCACGCTCTATCAAAGCTGGTTATgtcaacatcggagtggaggtgtatgtccccactccactccgatgctttaaatgtcagaagtttggccacggaTCAAAGACTTGTACTCGCTCTGTAGCTTGTCAACGCTGTGGCGATAATCATGATTACACCGACTGTCAACAAGCACTGCACTGTACAAATTGTGGTGGCCAACATATGGCCTCATCCAAATCCTGCCCTGTTTGGCAAACCGAATCAAAAATCTTAAAACTAAAATGTGAGAACAACATTACTTTTGGAGAAGCCAGGAAGCTATTGACTTCTCAACTAGGCTCTCAATCCACATCTCAGTCCACACTCACATATGCTACTGCTGTTTCTCAGGCGGCTCCAACTtcgtctgtttcatgtcagacgGACTTCACTTGGATCAATTCGGAACAACCTGTTGTAATACCACCTGTCATCATGGTTGATAGCCAAACATCGACTTCATCTTCTTCTGCTCAGGCTGAAAGTCAGACGCAACCAGTCGTGGAACACCCATCCAGTGGAAAAAGCACAAAAAGTAATAGAAAAAAGTTAAATAGAAACCAATCTCCCAGGAATCCCGTTTCATCCGAGGTACCTGTCCACAACACCTACAGTGCTATGGACATGGATGTAACTCCATTATCACAGAGTTCTGTGAGGAGTTCTGCGTCATCACGCGCACGTGAGAGATCACCCATTGAACCTCCATGA